The proteins below are encoded in one region of Telopea speciosissima isolate NSW1024214 ecotype Mountain lineage chromosome 10, Tspe_v1, whole genome shotgun sequence:
- the LOC122643812 gene encoding aspartyl protease family protein At5g10770-like translates to MPAGVCSTPAQGSEILSRQVLQVTHKHGPCSPLKEGNAKIPSLGQILKDDRTRIKSIHSKISNQQHYPVAESGAKIPVDSGQSLGSGNFVVRIGLRTPMQNFTVIFDTGSDFTWIQCQPCAGQCYLQQDPIFNLSASSTYSNVSCNSIACAQLQSATGFAVSCTTNPNCIYQVTYGDGSYSQGYFATDTLTILPSSDVFPKFKFGCGQNNDGPLFGFVDGLLALGHDQTSMVSQTVQIFGKLFSYCLPPTSSSTGFLAFGSQVGNSSTAQYTPLLTDPKYPSLYFLNMTGISVGGKSLPILQSVFTTSGTIIDSGTVITRLPPTAYSALRSSFRQAMFKYPITSPYLLLDTCYTLAGNDTAKLPTIVLHFTGGTDFSIDKSGILVQASLTQYCLAFAGNNNATDLAILGSMQQHGIEMIYNVAGGKLGFGTSACSVKAISTIGELRHCGDHHSISGDHHHPPAENETKKIELVRFTRLHRRAYGSCSSHRFLAGESHRFGYGSCSRQEGVWELHQPSVHSASQEGVWELQQPSVLSFSVSASTTSSPDS, encoded by the exons GCTCCGAAATCTTAAGCAGACAGGTACTACAAGTAACTCACAAACATGGGCCTTGCTCACCACTGAAGGAAGGGAATGCAAAAATTCCTAGTCTTGGCCAGATTCTCAAGGACGACCGAACCCGAATCAAGTCCATCCATTCAAAAATCTCCAACCAACAACACTACCCAGTAGCAGAGTCTGGAGCAAAAATTCCAGTCGACTCTGGCCAATCCCTAGGGAGTGGAAATTTTGTTGTCCGAATTGGACTTAGAACACCGATGCAAAACTTCACAGTAATCTTCGATACTGGTAGTGATTTCACTTGGATCCAATGCCAACCATGCGCCGGCCAATGTTATTTGCAACAAGATCCCATCTTCAACCTTTCTGCATCCTCCACCTATTCCAACGTCTCATGTAACTCCATTGCATGTGCCCAACTGCAATCAGCCACTGGCTTCGCAGTGTCCTGCACCACCAATCCCAATTGCATCTACCAGGTCACATATGGTGACGGATCGTACTCTCAAGGGTACTTTGCAACAGATACTCTAACAATACTACCTTCCTCTGATGTCTTCCCCAAATTTAAATTTGGTTGTGGTCAGAACAACGACGGCCCCCTATTTGGTTTTGTAGATGGATTACTAGCTCTTGGCCACGATCAGACGTCTATGGTATCACAGACTGTTCAAATTTTTGGAAAGCTTTTCTCCTATTGTCTTCCACCCACAAGCAGCTCCACTGGTTTTCTTGCATTCGGTAGCCAAGTGGGTAACTCTTCCACTGCTCAATACACTCCACTACTAACAGATCCCAAGTACCCATCGCTCTATTTCTTAAATATGACGGGTATAAGTGTTGGAGGAAAGAGTTTACCTATCCTACAATCAGTTTTTACAACTTCAGGAACCATTATAGACTCTGGAACTGTCATCACTCGGTTGCCACCAACGGCCTATTCAGCGCTTCGGTCATCATTTCGTCAAGCAATGTTCAAATATCCCATTACGTCACCGTATTTATTACTCGACACATGCTATACCTTAGCTGGAAACGATACGGCAAAATTACCAACCATAGTGTTGCATTTCACCGGAGGTACTGACTTTTCTATTGATAAGTCTGGGATTCTAGTTCAAGCAAGCTTAACTCAATATTGCTTGGCTTTTGCTGGAAACAACAATGCTACCGATTTGGCGATCCTTGGAAGTATGCAACAGCATGGAATTGAGATGATTTACAATGTGGCAGGAGGAAAGTTGGGATTTGGGACAAGCGCTTGCAGCGTAAAAGCCATATCT ACCATTGGAGAGCTGCGGCATTGCGGCGACCATCACTCCATCTCCGGCGACCATCATCATCCACCTGCagaaaatgaaacaaagaaaat AGAGTTGGTTCGGTTCACTCGGCTTCACAGGAGGGCGTATGGGAGTTGCAGCAGCCATCGGTTCTTAGCAGGTGAAAGTCATAGATTTGGGTATGGGAGTTGCAGCCGCCAGGAGGGCGTATGGGAGTTGCACCAGCCATCGGTTCACTCGGCTTCACAGGAGGGCGTATGGGAGTTGCAGCAGCCATCGGTTCTTAGCTTCAGCGTCTCAGCTTCAACCACGAGCTCTCCAGATTCCTAG
- the LOC122641880 gene encoding origin of replication complex subunit 1B-like has product MAETPRKSKQPSGINLKPLSPSSISIPSTPETVAPRRSSRRSSLVVTPQTHLKPSSALVEKFKNDTPQTPNSAPKNKGSRQRINEASPGASFSPISPDCSEPKRRKRSDEVKTVVTRSRASKTVTFETEKKVNDLRPAKRRIYYKKVSYDGGEFSIGDDVYVKRREDASSDDEDPEVEECRICFKFGKSLMIECDDCLGGFHLKCLKPPLKKVPEGDWICRLCEAQRLGKKIELPTPPKGKKRRRTLREKLLSSDLWAARIERIWKEADGSYWFHGRWYIIPEETAAGRQPHNLRRELYVTNDYADIEMESILRHLYAMIPKEFAKANCEGDDVFLCEYEYDVQWHSFKRLAEIDNNEEDGREAGSDEDWDLCKDSGSDSELEYDEKNVKGSLPRKSPAHELAANSRKGRIFGLQRIGAKKIPEHVRCHKPTELERAKAALLLSSLPKSLPCRNKEMEEITAFIKGAICEDQCLGRCLYIHGVPGTGKTMSVLGVMRNLRFEVDAGSIKPYCFVEINGLKLASPENVYRVVYEALSGHRVSWKKALHLLNERFSDGHRTGKEDNQPCILLIDELDLLVTRNQSVLYNILDWPTKPQSKLVVIGIANTMDLPEKLLPRISSRMGIQRLCFGPYNYRQLQEIISSRLKGIDAFEKQAIEFASRKVAAISGDARRALEICRRAAELADYRLKKSSSHPDSAASAKSIIGMADVEAAIQEMFQAPHIQVMKNCSKLSKIFLVAMVHELHKTGMAETTFEELATTVSRLCTSNKEEFPGWDMLLKIGCKLGECRIILCESGAKHRLQKLQLNFPSDDVTFALKDCSEIPWLTKYL; this is encoded by the exons ATGGCCGAAACACCCCGCAAGTCAAAACAACCTTCTGGTATCAATCTAAAACCCTTGTCTCCTTCATCCATTTCGATCCCTTCGACGCCGGAAACCGTCGCTCCTCGTCGATCTTCGCGGCGGTCCTCTTTGGTTGTCACTCCCCAAACCCATCTGAAACCATCATCTGCTCTCGTTGAAAAATTCAAAAACGATACTCCACAAACTCCCAATTCCGCTCCAAAGAACAAAGGATCGAGACAGAGAATCAATGAAGCTTCACCCGGAGCTTCGTTTTCTCCGATTTCTCCCGACTGCTCGGAAccgaagagaaggaagagatctGATGAGGTGAAGACTGTTGTTACGAGATCGAGAGCTTCTAAAACTGTTACATTTGAGACGGAGAAGAAGGTTAACGATTTACGACCAGCGAAGAGGCGTATTTATTACAAGAAGGTTTCTTATGATGGTGGAGAATTCAGTATTGGGGACGACGTTTATGTAAAAAGGAGAGAGGATGCGAGCTCAGACGATGAAGATCCTGAGGTGGAAGAGTGTCGGATCTGCTTTAAATTCGGGAAGTCTTTGATGATTGAATGCGATGATTGTTTGGGCGGttttcatctcaaatgtttgaAGCCACCGTTGAAGAAGGTTCCAGAAGGGGATTGGATTTGTAGGTTATGCGAAGCTCAGAGattggggaagaagattgagCTTCCAACCCCTCCCAAGGGGAAGAAACGGCGTAGAACGTTGAGGGAGAAGCTGCTCTCAAGTGATCTTTGGGCCGCACGAATTGAAAG AATATGGAAAGAAGCAGATGGTAGCTATTGGTTTCATGGACGCTGGTACATAATTCCTGAAGAGACTGCTGCTGGAAGGCAGCCGCATAATCTAAGGAGAGAGCTATATGTCACGAATGATTATGCTGACATTGAG ATGGAGTCCATACTTCGGCATTTGTATGCTATGATTCCTAAGGAGTTTGCTAAAGCCAACTGTGAAGGAGATGATGTTTTTCTGTGTGAGTATGAATATGATGTTCAGTGGCACAGTTTCAAGCGCCTTGCAGAGATTGATAACAATGAAGAG GATGGCAGAGAAGCTGGTAGTGATGAAGATTGGGATTTATGTAAGGATTCAGGTTCTGATTCAGAACTGGAATACGATGAGAAGAATGTGAAGGGTTCATTGCCTAGAAAATCCCCAGCTCATGAATTGGCTGCG AATTCACGGAAAGGGCGGATATTTGGCCTCCAAAGGATAGGGGCGAAGAAAATACCCGAGCATGTGAGATGTCACAAGCCAACTGAACTTGAGAGAGCAAAAGCAGCCCTTCTATTGTCAAGTTTACCCAAGTCTCTGCCTTGCAGGAATAA GGAAATGGAGGAGATAACTGCATTTATAAAAGGTGCCATCTGTGAAGATCAGTGTCTTGGACGCTGCTTGTACATCCATGGTGTTCCTGGAACTGGCAAG ACTATGAGTGTTCTTGGAGTGATGAGGAATTTAAGGTTTGAAGTTGATGCAGGAAGTATAAAACCATATTGCTTTGTAGAGATTAATGGTCTAAAGTTGGCTTCGCCAGAGAATGTTTACAGG GTTGTATATGAAGCACTAAGTGGACACAGGGTTAGTTGGAAAAAGGCTCTCCACCTGCTGAATGAGAGATTTTCAGATGGTCATAGAACTGGGAAAGAGGACAATCAACCATGTATTCTACTAATTGATGAGCTTGACCTTCTTGTAACCAGAAATCAGTcg GTTTTGTATAATATCCTTGACTGGCCTACGAAGCCACAATCCAAATTGGTTGTAATAG GCATAGCTAATACCATGGATCTTCCAGAGAAGTTGCTTCCTCGTATCTCAAGTCGTATGGGGATTCAAAGGCTGTGCTTTGGCCCCTATAATTATCGACAGCTGCAAGAAATCATTTCAAGTCGTCTGAAAGGCATTGATGCATTTGAGAAACAAGCTATAGAATTTGCATCAAGAAAG GTAGCAGCTATTTCAGGGGATGCTCGTCGTGCCCTGGAAATATGTAGGCGCGCAGCAGAACTTGCAGATTATCGGCTCAAGAAGTCATCCTCTCATCCTGATTCTGCTGCCTCAG CAAAATCCATCATCGGCATGGCTGATGTTGAAGCAGCCATACAGGAAATGTTCCAGGCACCCCATATCCAG GTAATGAAGAATTGTTCTAAACTGAGTAAGATCTTTCTGGTGGCTATGGTCCATGAACTCCACAAAACTGGAATGGCTGAAACCACCTTTGAAGAG TTAGCAACAACGGTTTCCCGTCTCTGTACAAGCAACAAGGAAGAATTTCCTGGATGGGATATGCTCTTGAAAATTGG ATGCAAGCTTGGTGAATGCAGAATCATATTATGCGAATCGGGAGCTAAGCATAGATTGCAGAAGTTGCAGCTCAATTTTCCAAG